In Pseudoliparis swirei isolate HS2019 ecotype Mariana Trench chromosome 11, NWPU_hadal_v1, whole genome shotgun sequence, a genomic segment contains:
- the tmem54a gene encoding transmembrane protein 54a isoform X2, producing MKMGLGLVLVGHVNFLLGALVHGAVLRHINVHALARTLVYAISNVIAIVAGLVGILGGITAIVLSKNKRNRILQWVLLVFSFLAGLLSIASTLGLSVSVVKAVINKGWGLLTHCTFSGNEQISSSITYECPFDPTRIYGTTIILWVPLILMSVVEMVFSFRCFAACTSFLYLCPCRRRPTRARRVRIRGVVETHTLPPEPDPESDAVAEPAEQDELLEDPAVVQSAWL from the exons ATGAAGATGGGGCTGGGGCTGGTGCTGGTGGGCCACGTGAACTTTCTTCTGGGAGCGCTGGTGCACGGCGCTGTGCTCAGGCACATCAACGTGCACGCTCTGGCCCGGACCTTGGTGTATGCCATCTCTAATGTCATTGCTATTGTGGCAGGCTTGGTG GGAATATTAGGTGGAATAACTGCCATTGTCTTGTCCAAAAACAAGAGGAACAGGATCCTG CAGTGGGTCTTGCTGGTCTTCAGCTTCCTGGCAGGTCTCTTGTCGATTGCCTCCACCCTGGGCTTGTCAGTTTCAGTGGTGAAAGCTGTCATTAACAAAGGATGGGGCCTGCTGACACACTGCACGTTCTCTGGAAACGAGCAGAtctcctccagcatcacataCGAATGCCCTTTCGACCCCACCCGGATCTAT GGCACCACAATCATTCTGTGGGTGCCTCTCATCCTGATGTCGGTGGTGGAGATGGTGTTCTCCTTCCGCTGCTTCGCTGCCTGTACGTCGTTCCTCTACCTCTGTCCGTGCAGGAGGCGGCCGACCCGGGCCAGGAGG GTGCGTATCCGGGGAGTCGTTGAAACTCACACGCTGCCTCCAGAGCCGGACCCAGAGAGCGACGCTGTAGCCGAGCCCGCCGAGCAGGACGAGCTGCTGGAGGACCCGGCCGTGGTGCAGAGTGCGTGGCTCTGA
- the fam167b gene encoding protein FAM167B: protein MDFKAFGEDESSEGDAVDLDSVKALTEKLKLQTRRPSYLEWQERVQSRPWMESPAADSPGSEARGASTPAVLRNEDSELVVRNICGFETIDDALDFLRNELRDMQVQDHRLARQLIGLRGEIHRLKVEQVCKRHKEMLDDATYQLEECGEESDLLCDIPMKAAFALSTPLKHLGLTKMNINSRRFSLC from the exons ATGGACTTCAAAGCGTTCGGAGAGGACGAGTCCTCGGAGGGCGACGCGGTGGACCTGGACAGCGTGAAGGCGCTCACGGAGAAGCTGAAGCTGCAGACCCGCCGGCCGTCCTACCTGGAGTGGCAGGAGCGGGTGCAGAGCCGGCCGTGGATGGAGAGTCCCGCGGCGGACAGCCCGGGCTCGGAGGCGCGGGGCGCGTCCACGCCGGCGGTGCTGAGGAACGAGGACTCGGAGCTGGTGGTGCGCAACATCTGCGGCTTTGAGACTATCGATGATGCTCTGGACTTTCTGAGGAATGAGCTG AGGGACATGCAGGTCCAGGACCACCGCCTGGCCCGGCAGCTGATCGGCCTGCGCGGTGAGATCCACCGGCTCAAAGTGGAGCAGGTGTGCAAGCGCCACAAGGAGATGCTGGACGACGCCACGTACCAGCTGGAGGAGTGCGGCGAGGAGTCGGACCTGCTGTGCGACATCCCCATGAAGGCCGCCTTCGCTCTGTCCACGCCGCTCAAACATCTGGGCCTCACCAAGATGAACATCAACTCCAGACGCTTCTCACTgtgttaa
- the LOC130201544 gene encoding probable histone deacetylase 1-B, translating to MALSSQGTKKKVCYYYDGDVGNYYYGQGHPMKPHRIRMTHNLLLNYGLYRKMEIYRPHKASGEEMTKYHSDDYIKFLRSIRPDNMSEYSKQMQRFNVGEDCPVFDGLFEFCQLSGGGSVAGAVKLNKQQTDIAINWAGGLHHAKKSEASGFCYVNDIVLAILELLKYHQRVLYIDIDIHHGDGVEEAFYTTDRVMTVSFHKYGEYFPGTGDLRDIGAGKGKYYAVNYPLRDGIDDESYEAIFRPIMAKVMEMYQPSAVVLQCGADSLSGDRLGCFNLTIKGHAKCVEYMKCFNLPLLMLGGGGYTIRNVARCWTYETAVALDTSIPNELPYNDYFEYFGPDFKLHISPSNMTNQNTNDYLEKIKQRLFENLRMLPHAPGVQMQAIPEDAVQEDSGDEEEEEDVNKRISIRAHDKRIACEEEFSDSEDEGEGGRRNVSSFRKSKRAKTEVEKEGDEKEKKSEEETTKEVKEEEKVPEEEKMDTSKPKEESKTP from the exons ATGGCGCTTAGTTCCCaaggaacaaagaaaaaagtttgCTACTACTACGACG GTGATGTTGGAAATTATTACTATGGCCAGGGTCACCCCATGAAGCCCCACCGCATCCGTATGACCCACAACCTGTTGCTCAACTATGGGCTCTACAGAAAGATGGAGATCTAT CGTCCGCACAAAGCCAGCGGAGAGGAGATGACCAAGTATCACAGCGACGACTACATCAAGTTCCTGCGTTCAATTCGACCGGACAACATGTCAGAGTACAGCAAACAAATGCAGAGAT TTAATGTGGGAGAGGACTGTCCAGTGTTTGATGGTTTATTTGAGTTCTGCCAGCTCTCAGGAGGAGGCTCCGTTG CCGGTGCGGTGAAGTTGAACAAACAGCAGACGGACATCGCCATCAACTGGGCCGGAGGCCTGCATCACGCAAAGAAGTCCGAGGCTTCTGGGTTTTGCTACGTCAACGACATCGTCCTCGCTATTCTGGAGTTACTGAA ATACCACCAGAGAGTTCTGTACATAGACATTGACATCCATCATGGAGACGGCGTGGAGGAAGCCTTCTACACCACCGACCGCGTCATGACTGTGTCCTTCCACAAGTACGGGGAGTACTTCCCCGGTACAGGCGACCTGAGG GACATCGGTGCCGGAAAGGGCAAATATTACGCTGTGAATTACCCACTGAGGGACGGCATTGACGACGAGTCGTATGAAGCTATCTTCAGACCT ATCATGGCCAAGGTGATGGAGATGTACCAACCCAGCGCAGTGGTCCTGCAGTGTGGAGCCGATTCTCTGTCAGGGGACCGGCTCGGTTGCTTTAACCTCACCATTAAAG GCCATGCCAAGTGTGTGGAGTACATGAAGTGTTTCAACCTGCCACTGCTCATGCTGGGCGGAGGAGGCTACACCATCCGTAATGTGGCCCGCTGCTGGACATACGAGACGGCTGTAGCCCTCGACACCTCCATCCCCAACG AGCTCCCATACAATGACTACTTTGAGTACTTCGGACCAGACTTCAAGCTGCACATCAGTCCCTCCAACATGACCAATCAGAACACCAACGACTACCTGGAGAAAATCAA GCAGCGCTTGTTTGAGAACTTGCGCATGCTGCCACACGCCCCGGGAGTCCAAATGCAGGCCATCCCCGAGGACGCTGTACAGGAGGACAGcggtgacgaggaggaggaggaggacgtcaaCAAACGCATCTCCA TCCGCGCTCATGACAAGAGGATAGCGTGCGAGGAGGAGTTCTCTGACTCGGAGGATGAAGGCGAAGGAGGCCGCAGAAACGTATCCAGCTTCAGGAAATCCAAGCGAGCCAAAACCGAAGTTGAGAAGGAGGGAGacgaaaaggagaagaaaagtgaGGAGGAGACGACAAAAG aagtaaaggaagaagagaaggtgCCAGAGGAAGAGAAAATGGACACCTCAAA GCCAAAAGAGGAGTCCAAGACCCCGTGA
- the lck gene encoding tyrosine-protein kinase Lck, which yields MGCSCSSDNSDGEWMENLDEICENCNCPIPPQSSNPYTGQLIPYPSQHSPPSSTLPANLVEAIYSYEPNHDGDLGFEKGDKLKIINKEDPEWYLAESLTTGQRGYIPHNFVATTTVETQPWFFKNISRNEATRLLLAPGNTMGSYLIRESETTQGSFSLSIRDLDHNTGEGVKHYRIRNLDSGGFYITAKISFNSLKELVQHHSREADGLCMKLMKPCQSRAPQKPWWQDEWEISRESLKLESRLGAGQFGEVWMGIYNNDRRVAIKKLKIGTMSVEAFLAEANIMKNLQHPRLVRLLAVVTQEPIFIITEYMENGSLVDYLKTTEGGNVPMNTLINMAAQVADGMAFIEERNYIHRDLRAANILVSYELICKIADFGLARLIEDNEYTAREGAKFPIKWTAPEAINYGTFSIKSDVWSFGILLTEIVTYGRIPYPGMSNPEVIQNLERGYRMPKPENCSEGLHNIMGQCWKENPEDRPTFEYLRSVLEDFFTATERQYQEG from the exons ATGGGATGCAGCTGCAGTTCGGACAATTCAGACGGAGAGTGGATGGAGAACCTGGATGAAATCTGTGAAAACTGTAACTGCCCCATCCCTCCCCAGTCAAGCAATCCA TACACAGGCCAGCTGATTCCATACCCATCGCAGCATTCACCTCCTTCATCTACTTTACCAG CCAACCTTGTGGAAGCCATATACAGTTATGAACCcaaccacgatggagacctgGGCTTTGAGAAGGGAGACAAGCTCAAGATCATCAACAA GGAGGATCCAGAGTGGTATTTGGCCGAGTCTCTCACCACAGGCCAGCGAGGCTACATCCCCCACAACTTTGTTGCAACGACCACAGTGGAGACTCAACC GTGGTTCTTTAAGAACATTTCTAGAAACGAAGCCACGAGGCTCCTCCTCGCTCCTGGGAACACGATGGGCTCCTACTTGATTCGAGAGAGCGAGACAACCCAAG GGTCCTTCTCCCTATCAATCAGGGACTTGGACCACAACACCGGTGAAGGAGTCAAGCACTACAGAATCCGCAACCTGGACAGCGGCGGCTTCTACATCACAGCCAAGATCTCCTTCAACTCGCTGAAGGAGCTCGTCCAGCATCACTCAC GTGAAGCGGATGGGTTGTGCATGAAGCTGATGAAGCCGTGTCAGTCGAGGGCCCCACAGAAGCCCTGGTGGCAGGATGAGTGGGAGATTTCCCGCGAGAGCCTGAAGCTGGAGAGCAGGCTCGGAGCGGGACAGTTTGGAGAAGTCTGGATGG GTATCTACAATAATGATAGGAGGGTGGCTATTAAGAAACTGAAGATAGGCACAATGTCGGTGGAGGCCTTCCTGGCCGAGGCCAACATAATGAAGAACTTGCAGCATCCACGCCTCGTCCGACTCTTGGCCGTTGTTACCCAGGAGCCGATCTTTATCATCACGGAGTACATGGAAAACG GCAGCCTTGTCGATTACCTGAAAACAACGGAGGGAGGCAATGTGCCCATGAACACACTCATAAACATGGCGGCTCAG GTGGCTGACGGCATGGCTTTTATAGAGGAGAGAAATTACATTCACCGAGATCTGAGAGCAGCCAATATTCTGGTGTCTTATGAACTCATCTGTAAGATTGCTGATTTTGGACTGGCGAGGCTGATCGAGGACAACGAATACACAGCAAGAGAGG GTGCAAAGTTCCCCATCAAGTGGACAGCCCCAGAGGCTATTAACTACGGCACCTTTTCCATAAAATCGGATGTGTGGTCATTTGGGATCCTCCTGACAGAAATAGTGACATATGGACGTATACCGTACCCTG GTATGTCCAACCCCGAGGTAATCCAGAACCTGGAGCGGGGCTACAGAATGCCGAAGCCAGAAAACTGTTCAGAGGGACTTCATAACATCATGGGTCAGTGCTGGAAGGAAAACCCAGAGGACAGGCCCACCTTTGAGTACCTGAGGAGCGTTCTGGAGGATTTCTTCACTGCCACAGAGAGGCAGTACCAGGAAGGCTAA
- the tmem54a gene encoding transmembrane protein 54a isoform X1: MVNLGVCCANLKDNKALMKMGLGLVLVGHVNFLLGALVHGAVLRHINVHALARTLVYAISNVIAIVAGLVGILGGITAIVLSKNKRNRILQWVLLVFSFLAGLLSIASTLGLSVSVVKAVINKGWGLLTHCTFSGNEQISSSITYECPFDPTRIYGTTIILWVPLILMSVVEMVFSFRCFAACTSFLYLCPCRRRPTRARRVRIRGVVETHTLPPEPDPESDAVAEPAEQDELLEDPAVVQSAWL, encoded by the exons ATGGTAAATTTAG GAGTATGCTGTGCCAACCTCAAGGACAACAAAGCCCTGATGAAGATGGGGCTGGGGCTGGTGCTGGTGGGCCACGTGAACTTTCTTCTGGGAGCGCTGGTGCACGGCGCTGTGCTCAGGCACATCAACGTGCACGCTCTGGCCCGGACCTTGGTGTATGCCATCTCTAATGTCATTGCTATTGTGGCAGGCTTGGTG GGAATATTAGGTGGAATAACTGCCATTGTCTTGTCCAAAAACAAGAGGAACAGGATCCTG CAGTGGGTCTTGCTGGTCTTCAGCTTCCTGGCAGGTCTCTTGTCGATTGCCTCCACCCTGGGCTTGTCAGTTTCAGTGGTGAAAGCTGTCATTAACAAAGGATGGGGCCTGCTGACACACTGCACGTTCTCTGGAAACGAGCAGAtctcctccagcatcacataCGAATGCCCTTTCGACCCCACCCGGATCTAT GGCACCACAATCATTCTGTGGGTGCCTCTCATCCTGATGTCGGTGGTGGAGATGGTGTTCTCCTTCCGCTGCTTCGCTGCCTGTACGTCGTTCCTCTACCTCTGTCCGTGCAGGAGGCGGCCGACCCGGGCCAGGAGG GTGCGTATCCGGGGAGTCGTTGAAACTCACACGCTGCCTCCAGAGCCGGACCCAGAGAGCGACGCTGTAGCCGAGCCCGCCGAGCAGGACGAGCTGCTGGAGGACCCGGCCGTGGTGCAGAGTGCGTGGCTCTGA